The following are from one region of the Phyllostomus discolor isolate MPI-MPIP mPhyDis1 chromosome 9, mPhyDis1.pri.v3, whole genome shotgun sequence genome:
- the TP53INP2 gene encoding tumor protein p53-inducible nuclear protein 2 codes for MFQRLTSLFFSNPPPPEDLDCPQAFVPEEEEVDGWLIIDLPDSYSAPSSPGAAPAPAGRPPPAPSLMDESWFVTPPACFTAEGPGLGPVRLQSSPLEDLLIEHPSMSVYVTGSTIVLEPGPPSPHPDADLPHGDLSEDGELAPVRLEPRALHHAAAPLPARAAVLEKAGQVRRLQRARQRAERPALSAKVMQRQNRARESRQRRPKHQGSFIYQPCQRQFNY; via the exons atGTTCCAGCGCCTCACCAGCCTCTTCTTCAGCAACCCCCCGCCCCCTGAGGACCTCGACTGCCCCCAAGCCTTCGTCCccgaggaggaggaagtggatgGCTGGCTCATCATTGACCTGCCGG ACAGCTACTCGGCTCCATCCAGTCCGggggccgcccctgcccccgctggCCGCCCTCCGCCCGCACCCTCCTTGATGGACGAGAGCTGGTTTGTTACCCCTCCCGCCTGTTTTACTGCAGAGGGCCCTGGACTCGGGCCCGTCCGCCTCCAGAGCAGCCCTCTGGAGGACCTCCTCATCGAGCACCCCAGCATGTCTGTTTACGTCACCGGCAGCACCATAGTGCTGGAGCCTGGGCCCCCTTCCCCGCACCCTGACGCGGACCTGCCTCACGGCGACCTTAGCGAGGATGG GGAGCTGGCGCCGGTCCGCCTGGAGCCCCGGGCCCTGCACCATGCAGCTGCCCCTCTCCCAGCGCGGGCTGCTGTGCTGGAGAAGGCGGGCCAGGTACGGCGACTGCAGCGGGCCCGTCAGCGGGCAGAGCGTCCCGCGCTGAGCGCCAAGGTGATGCAACGGCAGAATCGCGCCCGCGAGAGCCGTCAGCGCAGGCCCAAGCACCAGGGCAGCTTCATCTACCAGCCGTGCCAGCGCCAGTTCAACTATTGA